In one Alosa alosa isolate M-15738 ecotype Scorff River chromosome 14, AALO_Geno_1.1, whole genome shotgun sequence genomic region, the following are encoded:
- the copb1 gene encoding coatomer subunit beta isoform X2 → MTAAENVCYTLINVPNDSEPPSEVSLKTDLEKGEIKAKTEALKKVIIMILNGEKLPGLLMTIIRFVLPLQDHTIKKLLLVFWEIVPKTTPDGKLLQEMILVCDAYRKDLQHPNEFIRGSTLRFLCKLKEAELLEPLMPAIRACLEHRHSYVRRNAVLAIYTIYRNFEHLIPDAPELIHDFLVNEKDASCKRNAFMMLIHADQDRALDYLSTCIDQVHTFGDILQLVIVELIYKVCHANPSERARFIRCIYNLLQSSSPAVKYEAAGTLVTLSSAPTAIKAAAQCYIDLIIKESDNNVKLIVLDRLIELKEHPTHERVLQDLVMDILRVLTTPDLEVRKKTLQLALDLVSSRNVEELVIVLKKEVIKTNNVTEHEDTDKYRQLLVRTLHSCSVRFPDMAANVIPVLMEFLSDTNEAAAADVLEFVREAIQRFDNLRPLITEKMLEVFHAIKTVKIYRGALWILGEYCSTKEDIQSVMTEVRRSLGEIPIVENEIKKEAGEVKPEEEVNAAPAQKLVTEMGTYVTQSALSSSRPSKKEEDRPPLRGFLMDGDFFVAASLATTLTKVALRYVGIVPDKKRQNSFVAEAMLIMATILHLGKSSLPKKPITDDDVDRISLCLKVLSELSPLMNDVFNKECRKSLSHMLAVRLEEEKLSQKKESEKRNVIVQADDPISFMQLTAKNEMTSKEDQFQLSLLAAMGNTQRKEAADPLASKLNKVTQLTGFSDPVYAEAYVHVNQYDIVLDVLVVNQTSDTLQNCTLELATLGDLKLVEKPSPLTLAPHDFANIKANVKVASTENGIIFGNIVYDVSGAASDRNCVVLSDIHIDIMDYIQPASCTDAEFRQMWAEFEWENKVTVNTNISELNEYLLHILSSTNMKCLTPEKALSGICGFMAANLYARSIFGEDALANVSIEKPIHLGPDAPVNGHIRIRAKSQGMALSLGDKINLSQKKSVS, encoded by the exons ATGACGGCCGCAGAAAATGTGTGTTACACCCTTATTAATGTTCCCAATGACTCGGAACCTCCCTCTGAAGTCAGCCTTAAGACTGATCTAG AAAAGGGAGAGATCAAGGCAAAGACTGAAGCCTTGAAGAAAGTCATCATCATGATTCTAAATGGGGAGAAGTTGCCGGGCCTCCTTATGACCATCATCCGCTTCGTCCTCCCACTCCAAGACCACACCATCAAAAAGCTGCTGCTGGTCTTCTGGGAGATCGTGCCCAAAACCACGCCGGACGGCAAGCTTCTCCAGGAGATGATCTTGGTCTGTGATGCCTACAGAAAG GACCTCCAGCACCCAAACGAGTTCATCCGTGGCTCCACTCTGCGTTTCCTGTGCAAGCTGAAGGAGGCGGAGCTGCTTGAGCCCCTCATGCCTGCTATCCGCGCCTGCCTGGAGCATCGGCACAGCTACGTGCGGCGCAACGCCGTCCTGGCTATCTACACCATCtacag AAACTTTGAACACCTGATCCCAGATGCTCCAGAACTGATCCATGACTTCCTGGTGAATGAGAAAGATgccagctgcaagagaaatgcTTTCATGATGTTGATTCATGCGGACCAG GACAGAGCGTTAGATTACCTAAGCACCTGTATTGACCAGGTGCACACCTTTGGAGACATTCTGCAGTTGGTCATTGTGGAACTGATCTACAAG GTGTGCCACGCCAACCCGTCAGAGCGAGCTCGCTTCATCCGGTGCATTTATAACCTGCTGCAGTCTTCCAGCCCCGCAGTGAAGTACGAGGCGGCGGGCACGCTAGTCACCCTCTCTAGTGCCCCCACTGCCATCAAG GCTGCTGCACAGTGCTATATTGACCTGATCATCAAGGAGAGCGATAACAACGTCAAGCTGATTGTCCTGGATCGCCTGATCGAGCTCAAGGAGCATCCCACACACGAGCGCGTTCTGCAG GACCTGGTGATGGACATCCTAAGGGTGCTGACCACTCCCGATCTGGAAGTGCGGAAGAAGACCCTGCAACTAGCCCTTGACCTCGTCTCCTCAAGGAATGTCgaagag TTGGTGATTGTGCTGAAGAAGGAGGTGATAAAGACTAACAACGTGACTGAGCACGAGGACACAGACAAGTACCGCCAGCTGCTGGTGCGCACCCTGCACTCCTGCAGCGTCCGCTTCCCTGACATGGCCGCCAACGTCATCCCTGTG CTGATGGAATTCTTAAGTGACACTAATGAGGCCGCTGCAGCGGACGTGCTGGAGTTTGTGCGTGAGGCCATCCAGAGGTTTGACAACCTCAGGCCACTCATCACAGAGAAGATGCTGGAGGTCTTCCACGCCATCAAGACAGTCAA GATCTACAGGGGCGCTCTATGGATCCTGGGAGAGTACTGCAGTACCAAAGAAGACATCCAGAGTGTGATGACCGAGGTGCGGCGGTCACTGGGAGAg ATCCCCATCGTGGAGAACGAGATTAAGAAGGAGGCTGGTGAGGTGAAgccggaggaggaggtgaacgCTGCTCCTGCCCAGAAGCTGGTCACCGAGATGGGCACCTACGTCACACAGAGCGCCCTCAGCTCCTCGCGCCCCTCCAAGAAAGAGGAAGACCG gCCGCCCCTGAGAGGTTTCCTCATGGATGGAGACTTCTTCGTTGCTGCCTCATTGGCAACCACACTCACCAAAGTTGCCCTGCGATATGTGGGCATTGTCCCTGACAAGAAGAGGCAGAAC TCGTTCGTGGCTGAAGCTATGCTCATCATGGCCACTATCCTGCACTTGGGAAAGTCGTCGCTGCCCAAGAAGCCCATCACGGACGATGACGTGGACCGCATCTCGCTCTGCCTGAAGGTGCTGTCCGAGTTATCGCCGCTCATGAACGACGTCTTCAACAAGGAGTGCCGCAAGTCGCTCTCCCACATGCTGGCCGTGCgtctggaggaggagaagctcTCCCAGAAG AAAGAGTCAGAGAAGCGCAACGTGATCGTGCAGGCAGACGACCCCATCTCCTTCATGCAGCTGACGGCCAAGAACGAGATGACCTCCAAAGAGGACCAGTTCCAGCTCAGCCTGCTCGCCGCCATGGGCAACACCCAGCGCAAGGAGGCCGCCGACCCTCTGGCCTCCAAACTCAACAAA GTCACTCAGCTCACCGGCTTCTCAGACCCAGTGTACGCAGAGGCCTACGTCCATGTCAACCAGTACGATATTGTCCTGGACGTGCTGGTGGTCAACCAGACCAGCGATACACTACAGAACTGCACACTGGAGCTGGCCACACTGG GAGACTTGAAGCTTGTGGAGAAGCCCTCCCCTCTCACTCTGGCTCCACACGACTTTGCCAACATCAAAGCCAACGTCAAAGTGGCATCTACAGAGAATGGCATCATTTTTGGAAACATAG TGTACGACGTGTCGGGAGCAGCTAGCGACAGGAACTGCGTGGTCCTCAGTGACATCCACATTGACATCATGGACTACATCCAGCCGGCCTCCTGCACCGATGCCGAGTTCAGACAGATGTGGGCCGAGTTCGAGTGGGAGAACAAG GTGACGGTGAACACCAACATCTCCGAGCTCAATGAGTACCTGCTTCATATCCTCAGCTCCACCAACATGAAGTGCCTGACCCCAGAGAAG GCACTGTCTGGCATCTGTGGTTTCATGGCTGCCAACCTGTATGCTCGCTCTATATTTGGTGAGGATGCACTGGCAAACGTGAGCATCGAGAAGCCCATCCACTTGGGCCCTGATGCACCGGTCAACGGACACATTCGCATCCGGGCCAAGAGCCAG GGGATGGCCTTGAGTCTGGGTGACAAGATCAATCTGTCGCAGAAGAAGTCCGTGTCATAG
- the copb1 gene encoding coatomer subunit beta isoform X1 — protein MTAAENVCYTLINVPNDSEPPSEVSLKTDLEKGEIKAKTEALKKVIIMILNGEKLPGLLMTIIRFVLPLQDHTIKKLLLVFWEIVPKTTPDGKLLQEMILVCDAYRKDLQHPNEFIRGSTLRFLCKLKEAELLEPLMPAIRACLEHRHSYVRRNAVLAIYTIYRNFEHLIPDAPELIHDFLVNEKDASCKRNAFMMLIHADQDRALDYLSTCIDQVHTFGDILQLVIVELIYKVCHANPSERARFIRCIYNLLQSSSPAVKYEAAGTLVTLSSAPTAIKAAAQCYIDLIIKESDNNVKLIVLDRLIELKEHPTHERVLQDLVMDILRVLTTPDLEVRKKTLQLALDLVSSRNVEELVIVLKKEVIKTNNVTEHEDTDKYRQLLVRTLHSCSVRFPDMAANVIPVLMEFLSDTNEAAAADVLEFVREAIQRFDNLRPLITEKMLEVFHAIKTVKIYRGALWILGEYCSTKEDIQSVMTEVRRSLGEIPIVENEIKKEAGEVKPEEEVNAAPAQKLVTEMGTYVTQSALSSSRPSKKEEDRPPLRGFLMDGDFFVAASLATTLTKVALRYVGIVPDKKRQNSFVAEAMLIMATILHLGKSSLPKKPITDDDVDRISLCLKVLSELSPLMNDVFNKECRKSLSHMLAVRLEEEKLSQKKESEKRNVIVQADDPISFMQLTAKNEMTSKEDQFQLSLLAAMGNTQRKEAADPLASKLNKVTQLTGFSDPVYAEAYVHVNQYDIVLDVLVVNQTSDTLQNCTLELATLGDLKLVEKPSPLTLAPHDFANIKANVKVASTENGIIFGNIVYDVSGAASDRNCVVLSDIHIDIMDYIQPASCTDAEFRQMWAEFEWENKVTVNTNISELNEYLLHILSSTNMKCLTPEKVMPSGSGQALSGICGFMAANLYARSIFGEDALANVSIEKPIHLGPDAPVNGHIRIRAKSQGMALSLGDKINLSQKKSVS, from the exons ATGACGGCCGCAGAAAATGTGTGTTACACCCTTATTAATGTTCCCAATGACTCGGAACCTCCCTCTGAAGTCAGCCTTAAGACTGATCTAG AAAAGGGAGAGATCAAGGCAAAGACTGAAGCCTTGAAGAAAGTCATCATCATGATTCTAAATGGGGAGAAGTTGCCGGGCCTCCTTATGACCATCATCCGCTTCGTCCTCCCACTCCAAGACCACACCATCAAAAAGCTGCTGCTGGTCTTCTGGGAGATCGTGCCCAAAACCACGCCGGACGGCAAGCTTCTCCAGGAGATGATCTTGGTCTGTGATGCCTACAGAAAG GACCTCCAGCACCCAAACGAGTTCATCCGTGGCTCCACTCTGCGTTTCCTGTGCAAGCTGAAGGAGGCGGAGCTGCTTGAGCCCCTCATGCCTGCTATCCGCGCCTGCCTGGAGCATCGGCACAGCTACGTGCGGCGCAACGCCGTCCTGGCTATCTACACCATCtacag AAACTTTGAACACCTGATCCCAGATGCTCCAGAACTGATCCATGACTTCCTGGTGAATGAGAAAGATgccagctgcaagagaaatgcTTTCATGATGTTGATTCATGCGGACCAG GACAGAGCGTTAGATTACCTAAGCACCTGTATTGACCAGGTGCACACCTTTGGAGACATTCTGCAGTTGGTCATTGTGGAACTGATCTACAAG GTGTGCCACGCCAACCCGTCAGAGCGAGCTCGCTTCATCCGGTGCATTTATAACCTGCTGCAGTCTTCCAGCCCCGCAGTGAAGTACGAGGCGGCGGGCACGCTAGTCACCCTCTCTAGTGCCCCCACTGCCATCAAG GCTGCTGCACAGTGCTATATTGACCTGATCATCAAGGAGAGCGATAACAACGTCAAGCTGATTGTCCTGGATCGCCTGATCGAGCTCAAGGAGCATCCCACACACGAGCGCGTTCTGCAG GACCTGGTGATGGACATCCTAAGGGTGCTGACCACTCCCGATCTGGAAGTGCGGAAGAAGACCCTGCAACTAGCCCTTGACCTCGTCTCCTCAAGGAATGTCgaagag TTGGTGATTGTGCTGAAGAAGGAGGTGATAAAGACTAACAACGTGACTGAGCACGAGGACACAGACAAGTACCGCCAGCTGCTGGTGCGCACCCTGCACTCCTGCAGCGTCCGCTTCCCTGACATGGCCGCCAACGTCATCCCTGTG CTGATGGAATTCTTAAGTGACACTAATGAGGCCGCTGCAGCGGACGTGCTGGAGTTTGTGCGTGAGGCCATCCAGAGGTTTGACAACCTCAGGCCACTCATCACAGAGAAGATGCTGGAGGTCTTCCACGCCATCAAGACAGTCAA GATCTACAGGGGCGCTCTATGGATCCTGGGAGAGTACTGCAGTACCAAAGAAGACATCCAGAGTGTGATGACCGAGGTGCGGCGGTCACTGGGAGAg ATCCCCATCGTGGAGAACGAGATTAAGAAGGAGGCTGGTGAGGTGAAgccggaggaggaggtgaacgCTGCTCCTGCCCAGAAGCTGGTCACCGAGATGGGCACCTACGTCACACAGAGCGCCCTCAGCTCCTCGCGCCCCTCCAAGAAAGAGGAAGACCG gCCGCCCCTGAGAGGTTTCCTCATGGATGGAGACTTCTTCGTTGCTGCCTCATTGGCAACCACACTCACCAAAGTTGCCCTGCGATATGTGGGCATTGTCCCTGACAAGAAGAGGCAGAAC TCGTTCGTGGCTGAAGCTATGCTCATCATGGCCACTATCCTGCACTTGGGAAAGTCGTCGCTGCCCAAGAAGCCCATCACGGACGATGACGTGGACCGCATCTCGCTCTGCCTGAAGGTGCTGTCCGAGTTATCGCCGCTCATGAACGACGTCTTCAACAAGGAGTGCCGCAAGTCGCTCTCCCACATGCTGGCCGTGCgtctggaggaggagaagctcTCCCAGAAG AAAGAGTCAGAGAAGCGCAACGTGATCGTGCAGGCAGACGACCCCATCTCCTTCATGCAGCTGACGGCCAAGAACGAGATGACCTCCAAAGAGGACCAGTTCCAGCTCAGCCTGCTCGCCGCCATGGGCAACACCCAGCGCAAGGAGGCCGCCGACCCTCTGGCCTCCAAACTCAACAAA GTCACTCAGCTCACCGGCTTCTCAGACCCAGTGTACGCAGAGGCCTACGTCCATGTCAACCAGTACGATATTGTCCTGGACGTGCTGGTGGTCAACCAGACCAGCGATACACTACAGAACTGCACACTGGAGCTGGCCACACTGG GAGACTTGAAGCTTGTGGAGAAGCCCTCCCCTCTCACTCTGGCTCCACACGACTTTGCCAACATCAAAGCCAACGTCAAAGTGGCATCTACAGAGAATGGCATCATTTTTGGAAACATAG TGTACGACGTGTCGGGAGCAGCTAGCGACAGGAACTGCGTGGTCCTCAGTGACATCCACATTGACATCATGGACTACATCCAGCCGGCCTCCTGCACCGATGCCGAGTTCAGACAGATGTGGGCCGAGTTCGAGTGGGAGAACAAG GTGACGGTGAACACCAACATCTCCGAGCTCAATGAGTACCTGCTTCATATCCTCAGCTCCACCAACATGAAGTGCCTGACCCCAGAGAAGGTAATGCCTTCCGGCAGTGGACAA GCACTGTCTGGCATCTGTGGTTTCATGGCTGCCAACCTGTATGCTCGCTCTATATTTGGTGAGGATGCACTGGCAAACGTGAGCATCGAGAAGCCCATCCACTTGGGCCCTGATGCACCGGTCAACGGACACATTCGCATCCGGGCCAAGAGCCAG GGGATGGCCTTGAGTCTGGGTGACAAGATCAATCTGTCGCAGAAGAAGTCCGTGTCATAG